From Caballeronia insecticola, a single genomic window includes:
- the glnE gene encoding bifunctional [glutamate--ammonia ligase]-adenylyl-L-tyrosine phosphorylase/[glutamate--ammonia-ligase] adenylyltransferase — translation MTDATLLSSDYSNYAARAYAARPELASNVAQWAQSPVTRQWIEARLDAHCVPCAEHGALNEAALKTALRRLRTEVFCTVMERDLAGAANVAEVTGAMTDLAEVTVQRALAVLSADLEALFGEPRGPDGERLTLGVVGMGKLGGRELNASSDIDLIFVYEEDGETAGGTRSPLTTQEFFTRLGKRLIGALAEITQDGYVFRVDMRLRPNGDSGPLVCSLGMLEEYFYVQGREWERYAWIKGRLVSETQSDSARRLAKQLEAIATPFIYRRYLDYGVIAAIRSLHQQIRQEARRRASMRPDKADDIKLGRGGIREIEFSAQVFQLIRGGQAADFRIRPTLAVLQRAAANGLLAPAVCDSLSEAYLFLRTVEHRLQYRNDAQTHAMPVADDERALLAKSLGFADYAALMDKLDAHRERVEQQFDAIFADKVSGQGGCGVAEDSAASWIWSSALADDSAQDELASRLLELGFADPAPVLARLTGVWNSARYAGLPSQSRERFDIVAQRALEAAQSIDAARRGDTIVRLFDLLEAIGKRGAYLALLTEYPAALERVLSVLSGSRWAAGYLIRHPQLLDELLDDEAIASPFDWAEFKRSLLARLQAAEDAEHQMDLLRHAHQAEVFRILLIDLAGRLSVEHVSDRLSELADAVLDVTVQTVWQQFPKRHRETPRFAVIAYGKLGGKELGYASDLDLIFLYDDPDDAASDLYAMFTRRLITWLTAATGAGTLFDVDLRLRPNGESGLLVTDLASFRRYQIREGDAANTAWVWEHQALSRARYSAGDADIGAQFEAIRADVLVMERDAAALAREIVAMRERVAAGHPNRSELFDLKHDRGGMVDIEFVVQYWVLLHAREHREFVRNAGNISLLKIAAQSGLITAEEADAIGSAYRHYRKLQHTLRLDGMEKARVAPAEVQAERDLVMALWERVFAVAA, via the coding sequence ATGACCGACGCTACTCTTCTCAGTTCCGACTATTCCAACTATGCGGCGCGCGCGTATGCGGCGCGTCCCGAACTGGCGTCGAACGTCGCGCAATGGGCGCAGTCGCCCGTCACGCGCCAGTGGATCGAAGCGCGCCTGGACGCGCACTGCGTGCCGTGCGCCGAACATGGTGCGCTTAACGAAGCCGCGCTCAAGACCGCGCTGCGGCGCCTCAGAACCGAAGTGTTCTGCACGGTAATGGAGCGTGATCTGGCGGGCGCGGCGAATGTCGCCGAAGTCACCGGCGCAATGACCGATCTCGCCGAAGTCACCGTGCAGCGCGCGCTCGCGGTGCTCTCGGCGGATCTCGAAGCGCTCTTCGGCGAACCGCGCGGACCCGACGGCGAACGGCTGACGCTCGGCGTCGTCGGCATGGGCAAGCTTGGCGGTCGGGAGCTTAACGCATCGTCGGATATCGATCTGATCTTCGTCTATGAAGAAGACGGCGAAACCGCCGGCGGCACGCGCTCGCCGCTCACGACGCAGGAATTCTTCACACGGCTCGGCAAGCGGCTGATCGGCGCGCTCGCGGAGATCACGCAGGACGGCTACGTGTTTCGCGTCGACATGCGGCTGCGCCCCAACGGCGATTCCGGCCCGCTCGTGTGCAGTCTCGGCATGCTCGAAGAATATTTCTACGTGCAGGGCCGCGAGTGGGAACGCTACGCGTGGATCAAGGGACGGCTCGTCTCGGAGACGCAGAGCGATTCGGCGCGGCGTCTCGCGAAGCAGCTCGAAGCGATCGCCACGCCCTTCATCTACCGGCGTTATCTCGACTACGGCGTGATTGCGGCGATCCGCTCGCTGCATCAGCAGATCCGGCAGGAAGCGCGGCGGCGCGCGTCGATGCGTCCCGACAAAGCCGACGACATCAAGCTCGGACGCGGCGGCATCCGCGAGATCGAGTTCAGCGCGCAAGTGTTTCAGTTGATTCGCGGCGGCCAGGCGGCGGATTTCCGCATTCGTCCGACGCTCGCCGTGTTGCAGCGCGCGGCGGCGAACGGCCTGCTCGCGCCCGCCGTGTGCGATTCGCTGTCGGAGGCGTATTTGTTCCTGCGCACGGTCGAGCATCGCCTGCAATATCGCAACGATGCGCAAACGCACGCGATGCCCGTCGCCGACGACGAGCGCGCGCTGCTCGCGAAGTCGCTCGGTTTTGCCGATTACGCCGCGCTGATGGACAAGCTCGACGCGCATCGCGAACGCGTCGAGCAGCAGTTCGACGCGATCTTTGCTGACAAGGTGAGCGGGCAGGGCGGCTGCGGCGTCGCGGAAGATTCGGCGGCGTCGTGGATCTGGAGCAGCGCGCTCGCCGACGATTCGGCGCAGGACGAACTCGCCTCGCGTCTGCTGGAGCTAGGCTTCGCGGACCCGGCGCCGGTGCTCGCGCGTCTCACGGGCGTGTGGAATTCGGCGCGTTATGCAGGGCTGCCTTCGCAGAGCCGCGAGCGCTTCGACATCGTCGCGCAGCGCGCGCTCGAAGCGGCGCAGTCGATCGACGCGGCACGGCGTGGCGACACTATCGTGCGTCTGTTCGATCTGCTCGAAGCCATCGGCAAGCGCGGCGCTTATCTCGCGTTGCTGACCGAATATCCGGCGGCGCTCGAGCGCGTGCTGTCGGTGCTGAGCGGTTCGCGCTGGGCGGCCGGTTATTTGATCCGCCATCCGCAACTGCTCGACGAACTCCTCGACGACGAAGCCATCGCCAGTCCGTTCGACTGGGCCGAATTCAAACGCTCCCTGCTCGCGCGCCTGCAGGCGGCCGAGGACGCGGAACATCAGATGGATCTGCTGCGCCACGCGCATCAGGCCGAAGTGTTCCGCATTCTGCTGATCGATCTCGCGGGACGGCTGAGCGTGGAGCACGTGAGCGACCGTCTGTCCGAACTCGCCGACGCCGTGCTCGACGTGACGGTGCAAACCGTCTGGCAGCAATTCCCGAAGCGGCATCGCGAGACGCCGCGCTTCGCGGTGATCGCGTACGGCAAGCTCGGCGGCAAGGAACTCGGCTACGCGTCGGACCTCGATCTCATCTTTCTCTACGACGACCCCGACGACGCCGCCTCCGACCTCTACGCCATGTTCACGCGCCGCCTCATCACCTGGCTCACGGCAGCGACGGGCGCGGGCACGCTCTTCGACGTCGATCTGCGGCTGCGTCCGAACGGCGAATCGGGTCTGCTCGTGACCGATCTCGCATCGTTTCGCCGGTATCAGATTCGCGAAGGCGACGCGGCGAACACGGCATGGGTCTGGGAACATCAGGCGCTTTCGCGCGCACGCTACAGCGCGGGCGATGCCGATATCGGCGCGCAGTTCGAGGCGATTCGCGCGGATGTGCTCGTCATGGAACGCGATGCGGCCGCGCTCGCACGCGAGATCGTCGCGATGCGCGAGCGCGTGGCGGCGGGGCATCCGAATCGCAGCGAATTGTTCGACCTGAAGCACGATCGCGGCGGCATGGTCGATATCGAATTCGTCGTGCAGTACTGGGTGCTGCTGCATGCGCGCGAACATCGCGAGTTCGTGCGCAACGCGGGCAACATTTCGTTGCTGAAGATTGCCGCGCAAAGCGGGCTGATCACGGCGGAAGAGGCCGATGCGATCGGCTCCGCATACCGGCATTACCGCAAGCTCCAGCACACGCTGAGGCTCGACGGCATGGAGAAGGCGCGCGTCGCTCCGGCCGAGGTGCAGGCCGAACGCGACCTTGTGATGGCGCTGTGGGAGCGCGTGTTCGCGGTGGCTGCCTGA
- the recN gene encoding DNA repair protein RecN produces the protein MLRHLSIRDFVIVAALDIEFDSGFTVFSGETGAGKSILIDALALTLGARGDASIVRTGQSRADITAEFSTHPLVVRWLDEHALGEADNETVMLRRVVDAGGRSRAFINGTPATLAQLREVGEMLVDIHGQHAHQLLMRPDAQRELFDTHAQLLDTAGAVNRAWRAWREAQQAVETAESRDRELQLERERLAWQLSEFDKLAPQPGEWEEVSAEHHRLSHSASLIDGVQAALGALSESDEAMISQLGAIISKLRGLADIDPALNDVLASLEPAEIQLQEASYSLSHYAQRLELDPARLAQVERRMEQLHSSARKFRLQPETLPEEHESRRRQLAELDAAADLDALNAAADKAKSAYLDQAKVLSKARAKAAKNLSKAVTEGMQELSMAGGSFEVALVPLAEGGANGLEQIEFRVAGHAGVALRPLAKVASGGELARISLALAVIASTASPTPTLIFDEVDTGIGGGVAEVVGRLLHQLGRDRQVLCVTHLPQVAARGDQHFQVAKSADDAGGTVSTVTPLDKGKRIEEVARMLGGLEITATTRKHAKEMLAA, from the coding sequence ATGCTCCGACACCTCTCCATTCGAGACTTCGTCATCGTCGCCGCGCTCGATATCGAGTTCGACTCAGGCTTCACGGTTTTTTCGGGTGAAACCGGCGCCGGCAAATCCATTCTCATCGACGCCCTCGCGCTCACGCTCGGCGCGCGCGGCGACGCGAGCATCGTGCGCACCGGCCAGTCGCGCGCGGACATCACCGCCGAATTCTCGACGCATCCGCTCGTCGTGCGCTGGCTCGACGAACACGCGCTCGGCGAAGCGGACAATGAAACGGTCATGCTGCGGCGAGTCGTCGACGCGGGCGGCCGTTCGCGCGCATTCATCAACGGCACGCCCGCGACGCTCGCGCAACTGCGCGAAGTGGGCGAAATGCTCGTCGACATTCACGGCCAGCACGCGCATCAGTTGCTGATGCGCCCGGACGCGCAGCGCGAACTCTTCGACACGCATGCGCAGTTGCTCGACACGGCGGGCGCCGTGAATCGCGCGTGGCGCGCGTGGCGCGAAGCGCAGCAGGCGGTCGAAACCGCGGAGAGCCGCGACCGCGAACTGCAGCTAGAACGTGAGCGTCTCGCGTGGCAACTGAGCGAATTCGACAAGCTCGCGCCGCAGCCCGGCGAGTGGGAAGAAGTGAGCGCGGAGCATCATCGGCTATCGCATTCGGCGAGTCTCATCGACGGCGTTCAGGCGGCGCTCGGCGCGCTCTCCGAGTCCGACGAAGCCATGATCTCGCAACTCGGCGCGATCATCTCGAAGCTGCGCGGCCTCGCCGATATCGATCCCGCCCTGAACGACGTGCTCGCGTCGCTCGAACCGGCCGAGATTCAACTGCAGGAAGCGTCGTACTCGCTATCGCACTACGCGCAGCGTCTGGAGCTCGATCCCGCGCGGCTCGCGCAGGTCGAACGGCGCATGGAACAGTTGCATTCGAGCGCGCGCAAGTTCCGCCTTCAGCCCGAGACGCTGCCCGAGGAGCACGAGTCGCGCCGCCGGCAGCTTGCCGAACTCGACGCCGCCGCCGATCTCGACGCCCTCAACGCCGCCGCCGACAAAGCGAAAAGCGCGTATCTCGATCAGGCGAAAGTGCTGTCGAAGGCGCGCGCGAAGGCCGCGAAGAATCTGTCGAAAGCGGTCACGGAAGGCATGCAGGAATTGTCGATGGCGGGCGGCAGCTTCGAAGTCGCGCTCGTGCCGCTCGCCGAAGGCGGCGCGAACGGGCTGGAACAGATCGAATTCCGCGTCGCGGGTCACGCGGGCGTCGCGCTCAGGCCGCTCGCCAAAGTCGCGTCGGGCGGCGAGCTTGCGCGCATCAGCCTTGCGCTCGCCGTGATCGCGAGCACCGCGAGCCCCACGCCCACGCTCATCTTCGACGAAGTGGACACAGGCATCGGCGGCGGCGTGGCGGAAGTGGTCGGACGGCTGCTGCATCAACTCGGTCGCGACCGTCAGGTGCTGTGCGTCACGCACTTGCCGCAAGTGGCCGCGCGCGGCGACCAGCACTTTCAGGTCGCGAAGTCCGCGGATGACGCGGGCGGCACCGTCAGCACGGTCACGCCGCTCGACAAGGGCAAGCGCATCGAGGAAGTGGCGCGCATGCTGGGCGGCCTGGAAATCACCGCGACCACCCGCAAGCACGCGAAGGAAATGCTGGCCGCCTGA
- a CDS encoding NAD kinase, which translates to MEIGQFKTVALVGRTNTPGIEGPLRALADHLAEQGFEVVFEANTAKDVGGTHYPALSIAEMGARADVAIVLGGDGTMLGIGRQLAPYKTPLIGVNHGRLGFITDIPLTEMREIVPQLLAGQFEREERSLLEARIMRDEKPIYHALAFNDVVVNRSGFSGMAELRVSVDGHFMYNQRSDGLIVATPTGSTAYALSSAGPILHPQLQGFVLVPIAPHSLSNRPIVLPDDSKVTIQIIGGRDVNVNFDMQSFTAVELNDVIEVRRSKHTVPVLHPVGYSTYATLRKKLHWNEHPSQDSSIL; encoded by the coding sequence ATGGAAATCGGTCAATTCAAGACGGTCGCCCTCGTCGGGCGCACGAACACGCCCGGCATCGAGGGGCCGCTGAGAGCGCTCGCCGATCACCTGGCCGAGCAGGGCTTCGAAGTCGTGTTCGAGGCGAACACCGCGAAGGACGTCGGCGGGACGCACTATCCGGCGCTCTCCATCGCCGAGATGGGCGCGCGCGCAGACGTCGCGATCGTGCTCGGCGGCGACGGCACCATGCTCGGCATCGGCCGCCAGCTTGCGCCGTACAAGACGCCGCTCATCGGCGTGAATCATGGCCGGCTCGGTTTCATCACGGACATTCCGCTTACCGAGATGCGCGAAATCGTCCCGCAGTTGCTCGCCGGGCAGTTCGAGCGCGAGGAGCGCAGCCTGCTCGAAGCGCGCATCATGCGCGATGAGAAGCCGATCTATCACGCGCTCGCGTTCAACGACGTCGTGGTCAACCGCAGCGGCTTCTCCGGCATGGCGGAGCTGCGTGTCTCCGTCGACGGGCACTTCATGTACAACCAGCGCTCGGACGGCCTGATCGTCGCCACGCCCACCGGTTCCACGGCTTACGCGCTATCGTCGGCGGGGCCGATCCTGCATCCGCAGTTGCAAGGCTTCGTGCTCGTGCCGATCGCGCCGCATTCGTTGTCGAACCGTCCGATCGTGCTGCCCGACGATTCCAAGGTGACCATCCAGATCATCGGCGGGCGGGACGTGAACGTGAACTTCGACATGCAGTCGTTTACCGCCGTCGAGCTGAACGACGTCATCGAAGTGCGGCGTTCGAAGCATACGGTGCCGGTGCTGCATCCCGTCGGCTACAGCACGTATGCCACGCTGCGCAAGAAGCTGCACTGGAACGAGCATCCTTCGCAGGACTCGTCGATTCTCTGA